The following coding sequences are from one Caldibacillus debilis DSM 16016 window:
- a CDS encoding transposase, translated as MAYQNSTLSFEQMLLQFMSEQDPMLSMLQWLCEQLMEAEVSAKIKAQKSERTDSRQGYRSGYRVRRFDT; from the coding sequence ATGGCTTACCAGAATTCTACCTTATCTTTCGAACAAATGCTACTCCAGTTTATGTCTGAACAAGACCCCATGTTGTCCATGCTTCAATGGCTTTGTGAGCAATTGATGGAAGCTGAGGTATCGGCAAAAATTAAAGCGCAAAAGTCAGAACGGACAGATTCACGTCAAGGGTATCGATCAGGTTATCGAGTCCGACGCTTTGACACA
- a CDS encoding sugar phosphate nucleotidyltransferase: MKLVLLSGGSGKRLWPLSNDTRSKQFLKVLQGKNGEKQSMVQRVWGQLKAVGLADSAVIATSKMQRDMIYRQLGTEVPLIIEPERRDTFPAIALATSYLYTKNLTKEETVVVLPVDPYVEDSFFQRVKELERVLEHSNAELALIGVKPTYPSSKYGYIVPKEKVNGTEYFSVHYFTEKPSEEKAEALIAMNAFWNCGVFAFKLKYMVHLLEKKGIPLYFNELVNQYHTLPKISFDYEVVEKANHIVVLPYDGYWKDLGTWNTLTEEMATRQIGKGVLADDTVNTHLVNELDIPVTVIGTKDLVVAASPDGILVADKASSPKIKDLINGFNQPPMYEERIWGWSRVLDYAKYEDGQEMVTKRICIHQGKNSSYHYHHLRDEVWTIVRGEGELALDESIAHVKAGDIIHLPAGRKHGIRAITELEFIEVQTGSGISDEDFERLYFDWDDVIRHIQKSNPNLYCKKKREV, from the coding sequence ATGAAACTAGTTCTTTTATCCGGAGGTTCCGGAAAACGCCTTTGGCCACTTTCGAATGATACGCGCTCGAAACAGTTTTTAAAAGTGTTGCAGGGAAAGAATGGCGAGAAACAGTCTATGGTGCAGAGGGTGTGGGGGCAGCTGAAGGCGGTCGGGCTTGCCGATTCTGCGGTGATTGCCACATCGAAAATGCAGCGCGATATGATTTATCGCCAACTGGGGACGGAAGTCCCGCTTATTATTGAACCGGAACGTCGGGACACGTTTCCGGCGATTGCGTTGGCGACTTCCTATTTATATACCAAGAATCTGACAAAAGAGGAAACGGTCGTTGTCTTGCCGGTCGATCCGTATGTGGAAGATTCGTTTTTCCAACGGGTCAAAGAGTTGGAGCGGGTTCTCGAACATTCGAATGCAGAATTAGCTTTAATCGGTGTCAAACCAACATATCCTTCTTCGAAATACGGGTACATCGTTCCAAAAGAGAAGGTGAATGGTACAGAGTATTTTAGCGTTCATTATTTTACAGAAAAACCGAGCGAAGAAAAAGCGGAAGCATTAATCGCCATGAATGCCTTTTGGAATTGCGGGGTATTTGCTTTTAAATTGAAGTACATGGTGCATCTGCTTGAGAAAAAAGGTATCCCTCTTTATTTTAATGAGCTGGTAAACCAATATCACACATTGCCGAAAATTAGTTTCGACTATGAAGTCGTAGAAAAGGCGAACCATATTGTGGTCCTCCCGTATGACGGGTATTGGAAAGACCTGGGTACATGGAATACGTTGACGGAGGAAATGGCAACGAGGCAGATTGGGAAGGGCGTATTAGCGGACGATACGGTAAATACCCACTTGGTGAATGAATTAGACATTCCTGTGACAGTAATCGGTACCAAAGATCTTGTCGTCGCGGCAAGCCCGGATGGAATTTTGGTCGCCGATAAAGCTTCCAGCCCGAAAATTAAAGATTTGATCAATGGGTTTAATCAGCCGCCCATGTACGAGGAACGGATTTGGGGCTGGTCGCGCGTTCTGGACTATGCGAAATATGAAGATGGACAGGAAATGGTCACGAAGCGCATTTGTATTCATCAAGGGAAAAATTCAAGCTACCACTACCATCATTTGCGGGATGAAGTATGGACGATTGTCCGCGGTGAAGGAGAGTTGGCGTTAGATGAATCGATTGCTCATGTAAAAGCAGGAGACATCATTCACCTTCCGGCGGGCCGCAAACATGGGATTCGGGCGATTACAGAATTGGAGTTTATTGAAGTGCAGACGGGTTCTGGTATTAGCGATGAAGATTTTGAGAGGCTTTATTTCGATTGGGATGATGTGATTCGTCATATACAAAAATCAAATCCAAATCTATATTGTAAAAAAAAGCGGGAAGTTTGA